A stretch of DNA from Methanobacteriaceae archaeon:
GATAGTTATTATTTAGATAGGATAGTTATTATTTAGATAGGATAGTTATTATTTAGATAGGATAGTTATTATTTAGATAGGATAGTTATTATTTAGATAGGATAGTTATTATTTAGATAGGATAGTTGTTACTGGATGGTCACGTATTAAATAAGGTGATTGATTTTCTACTCAGGAATATATAAAATTTGTAAGTTAGATTGGTAAGTTATTAAAGTAAAGCATATGAATATTAATAATAAAATGAATTAATAATAAAATAAAAATAAGTATAATTATAAATTTGATCTTAATTACGTATATTATTATGATATAAACTGTTTAAAGTAATTATAATCAGTTAATATTGCATTTGTAATGTAATTTTCGATTATTTTAATAATAATATTGGAGGCGATTTATATTACTCATAACTATCTAGAAGTATATGAAGAAAACAAGGATCTCATGAGGTATGCGTCCAGTTCATCAGTTAGGGTTAAACTTTTAATCTGTTTGAGTGAAGGAATTCAAACCATGGCAGAGATCAAAAAAGCTACTGGAATAAGTGGTTCAACCATCTCAAACAACCTTAGCAATCTTGAAAAAAGAAAAATAACCACCAAAGACGGGGATAAATATGTTTTATCACCTCTTGGAACCATTATAACCCTTAACTTAATAGAAAACATTAAAACAACTGCCTCCGTCAACAAGTTCCATCAATTATGGGTGGATCATGAAATTAGTAGCATACCTCCAGAATTGATTAAGAGTATTGGTGACCTGGAAAATTCCACTCTTATTGAATCAGAGTCTGGAGAGATTTTCAAACCCCATGAAGTTTATGAAAAATTAGTTTCTGAATCAAAATATGTAAAGGGAGTTTCCCCAATATTCCGTTCCAGCTACATTGATTTGTTCATGAAGCTAATTGTTAAAAACGATAGCAGAGTTGAACTAATATTAACCAATGATATTTTAAAACAGACCTTAGCTGGTATAGATGCTGAAAGTTTAAAGGATCTTAAAGAATCCATATCTAAAGAAAAGGTCAAATTATATGTTATTAATGAGGATGTGAAGGTAGCATTCACAGTTACTGATAAACATTTGTCATTAGGATTATTCTATCAAAAGGGAGATTACGATAATACCCGTGACCTAGTTAGTGATGACCCGGACGCTGTATCCTGGGGTAACAGGTTATATGAATATTACCGAAACAAATCTCTGATAGTGGAACTTTAATACTTAAGGCACCCTTTAAATAATCTTAAGTTGAAGTTCCCTTTTAAACCCATTTAATGGTCCCCATTTATTGTTTATAACTTTCTCCCTTTTAGTTGAGTATATGTTATTATAACTTCCATTAACCTTTTGGTTGACTATAAGAATGAATGGAAAACTTAAAAAAGTAGTGAACTAATGGGAATTGAGTGAATGATTCCTTAAACTAATTAAATTGAGGATCCTTAAATTTAATGGTAAAAGTTGTACCAGGATGGCTTTTAAGTTCCAGTTTTCCCTGAAGCTGGGCAGTTAAGCTGTTAATAAGTAGCATCCCCAGACTGTCACTTTTTTCAATTTGGAAATCGTCAGGAATGCCCACCCCATCGTCACTAACCTCCAGAAGGTATTCATCATCTATTTTATGGAAAGCTATTTTGATGGTGCCCTTCCTTTCTCCAGGGAATGCATATTTCAGACTGTTGGTTACCATCTCATTTATCATAAGCCCTAGTGGTACGGCATTGTTAACATCAATCATCACCTCTTCCACATCTAGTTCTAGACTTACCCGTCCTTTTTCAGTGGAATAGGTGTTAAAAATATCCCGGGTAAGTGATCTGATATAATCTGGAAAATCTATACTTTTGAGATCAGAAGAGCGATAAAGACGTTCGTGGATAAGTGCCATGGATTTAACACGGTTTTGACTCTCTTTGAAGATTCCGCGAGCATCTTCATCTTTGATATAATTAGATTGTAGGCTTAGAAGACTGGATATTACCATAAGATTGTTTTTCACCCGGTGGTGAATCTCTTTCATAAGCATTTCCTTATCTTTCAGGAGCTGGTTAACCTGAACCGAGAGGCGCCGTGTGCGCAGCAGAACATGGACCCTGGATTGAAGTACCATCTTGGTAATGGGTACGGTGATGACTTCATCAAAACTTTCCCACATCTCACCACTCAACTTCTTCAGATCACTGTCAGATACAACTAACAGGTAGGGGAGAAAAAGTGGTTTCTCATTTTCTTTTCTTAACTGTAAATCTTTACTGTTAGCAGCCCATGATGGTAAATCCATGATTATAAGACTGACGGAGTCTTTTTCATCCTCGGGGATAGGTGAGTCATGGTAGATAATATTATATTCCGTGCCCAGAAGCTCTCCTAACATTTCACTGTTTTTCTGGCTTACCATGGATATCAGTATTTTTTCTGCCCCTTCCATTCTAATCCTCCTAATATGAAAAAGTAACTCTTGATTCCGTAGGAAAATTTATTATTTAACTATTTTTTATTTAAGTATTCTTTATTAACCTATTCTCCAATTAAATTTTTTATAAGGATTAAAAGTTCTTTTACCACCAGAGGTTTGACCAGCACACCATGGGCACCATGCATCATACTCTGTTTTTCCACAGCCTGGTGTTGTTGAGGGCTGAGGACCAAAAAAGGGATTTCTAAAGTCCTGAGACGTTCGCAGGATTCCCATACACTTCGGTTAAAACCAGAAATGTCCATGAGCACCAGGTTGATTTTTTCCCTCCTTTGAACTTCCTTATCCAGTTCTGCGGGATCCTGAAACCCATAAGCATCGTAACCCTCTTTTTTTAAAATTTTGATTAGAATATCATTATTGCGCTGGTTGCGGTTTAAAGCTAGGATAAGGGGTTTAGACATTTAAAACACCCCTAATCATTCTTATCGTTCTTTTTGAGTTCTGGTGTGCCACTGATTATTCCGCGTATATCAGTTAGTGGCTGACCTACCCTTATTCCGTACTGGGTGATACTCAATTCACGAAGACCTTTTTCAAAGTCACTAAGACGTTTTTTAAGGACTCCAATTGCCTTGTGCAGTTCTCCTTCAGTCTCGAAGTATCTGAGGAATAATAGATTATCTGCCAAGTAACTGATTCCGATTTCGGTGATTTTAAGGTCTCCACTGATGTTTTCTACTTCATTTATGAGGATCACCGTCACTCCCGAACGAGTCATATATTTGGCCAGTGAGTGGAGATGGCTAACTGGATCTTCCCCCCTTAAGGATAGACTGTAACCAGAAGTGCTGTCAATCATCACAATCTTGGAGTTGTTATCATCTACTTCCTTACGCACCAGTTGGGCGAATTCCTCAGGAGAGTATCTTAAAGGTTCCACTGGCACTACAGAAAGCATTCCTGTTTTAATCATACTTTTAACAGGTATGTTTATAGATTCACAGCGGTTTATTAGGCTTTCCTCACTTTCTTCAAAGGTGTATACCACGGATCGTTCTCCGCGTCCTGCTGCTTCCTTCATAAACTGTATTCCCACGGTGGTTTTACCCACACCACTGGGTCCGCTTATTATAGTGGTTGTTCCCCTCTCAATACCACCATGCAGGAGTTCGTCCATCTCTGGAACACCGGAGGATATGGTTTCCTGTGTGAATTCCTTTTCCACCACCTTGGGGCGTAGCCTTGGGTAAATCTTCACACCATTAGGAGTGATACGCATGGAATGAACACCAAAACGGAACCCAGAACCCCTGTATTTACTGATGGATATACTTCGACCTTCAGAGAAGAACTCCAGATTTATAATACCATCACACATGAACTGGAGGTCATCATCCGGGTCATGATCACTGAATTCTGATGTGAAAAGAACTGTTGCTCCTTTATCAGTTAAAAAACGTAGGAAAGACAGTGCCTGTTTTCTGAACTGGAATTCGTCAGTTGAGAGGTATCTGAACTGGGTGATGGGATCTAAAAATACCCGGTTGGGTTTAATGGATTCAATTTTTTCTATGATCTGGGATGTGGTGGACTCCCTCTCAACCTCGGCTGGTGAAAATATGTCGTAAGCCTCCATATTGGCAAAAAAATCTTCATCTGGACTTAGATCCAGGAAATCAATCCCTGTAGTGTCAAAACCCATTTTCTGAGCATTGGTCTTCACCTGGGCTGTTGGTTCTCCCATGTTAATGAATAATACTTTTTCGTTATTTCTAACCCCTTCAGTGAGGAAATGCATCCCCAGAGCAGTTTTACCAGTTCCTGGCAGCCCCCGTAGAAGATAACTTCTTTGGGGTACAAATCCACCCATTAATATCTCATCGAAACCAGGTATACCACTGGATAGTTTGCCATTTTTAGACATTAATATCATCCCCATTGTGCACTACTTAATACTAATTTTTCATCATTGGTCTATTTTAATATTTACATTTCTTTGGGAATAATAAATTTCCACTTTAACTATTGTATTTCACACAATCATAAACATTCAAGGTAGATTATGTGAACATTGTCACAAAATGAGTCTTACTTCATAAAAAATGAATTACGATAAACAAATAAAAAATGGAGAAAAAAATACACTTGGCGAAGGTAGACTAAACATAAGGAAATAGATGATTAAATATTAGGAAGAAAAAAGAAAATTTGGAAGAAATGATTATGCTCATGGGAAGAGTTTATTGACCTAGCTTATACTCTAGGAAAAAATTTTAAACAGATCACGGTCTTTTTAGTGCAGCAACTGAAGCAGCGAAATTCTGCAGAACCTTCTTGGAAAGGCCTTCCACAAATTTCAGGCTACCTGCACATTCATG
This window harbors:
- a CDS encoding winged helix-turn-helix domain-containing protein, producing the protein MEAIYITHNYLEVYEENKDLMRYASSSSVRVKLLICLSEGIQTMAEIKKATGISGSTISNNLSNLEKRKITTKDGDKYVLSPLGTIITLNLIENIKTTASVNKFHQLWVDHEISSIPPELIKSIGDLENSTLIESESGEIFKPHEVYEKLVSESKYVKGVSPIFRSSYIDLFMKLIVKNDSRVELILTNDILKQTLAGIDAESLKDLKESISKEKVKLYVINEDVKVAFTVTDKHLSLGLFYQKGDYDNTRDLVSDDPDAVSWGNRLYEYYRNKSLIVEL
- a CDS encoding recombinase RecA, with the translated sequence MSKNGKLSSGIPGFDEILMGGFVPQRSYLLRGLPGTGKTALGMHFLTEGVRNNEKVLFINMGEPTAQVKTNAQKMGFDTTGIDFLDLSPDEDFFANMEAYDIFSPAEVERESTTSQIIEKIESIKPNRVFLDPITQFRYLSTDEFQFRKQALSFLRFLTDKGATVLFTSEFSDHDPDDDLQFMCDGIINLEFFSEGRSISISKYRGSGFRFGVHSMRITPNGVKIYPRLRPKVVEKEFTQETISSGVPEMDELLHGGIERGTTTIISGPSGVGKTTVGIQFMKEAAGRGERSVVYTFEESEESLINRCESINIPVKSMIKTGMLSVVPVEPLRYSPEEFAQLVRKEVDDNNSKIVMIDSTSGYSLSLRGEDPVSHLHSLAKYMTRSGVTVILINEVENISGDLKITEIGISYLADNLLFLRYFETEGELHKAIGVLKKRLSDFEKGLRELSITQYGIRVGQPLTDIRGIISGTPELKKNDKND
- a CDS encoding response regulator transcription factor, with amino-acid sequence MSKPLILALNRNQRNNDILIKILKKEGYDAYGFQDPAELDKEVQRREKINLVLMDISGFNRSVWESCERLRTLEIPFLVLSPQQHQAVEKQSMMHGAHGVLVKPLVVKELLILIKNLIGE
- a CDS encoding sensor histidine kinase, producing the protein MEGAEKILISMVSQKNSEMLGELLGTEYNIIYHDSPIPEDEKDSVSLIIMDLPSWAANSKDLQLRKENEKPLFLPYLLVVSDSDLKKLSGEMWESFDEVITVPITKMVLQSRVHVLLRTRRLSVQVNQLLKDKEMLMKEIHHRVKNNLMVISSLLSLQSNYIKDEDARGIFKESQNRVKSMALIHERLYRSSDLKSIDFPDYIRSLTRDIFNTYSTEKGRVSLELDVEEVMIDVNNAVPLGLMINEMVTNSLKYAFPGERKGTIKIAFHKIDDEYLLEVSDDGVGIPDDFQIEKSDSLGMLLINSLTAQLQGKLELKSHPGTTFTIKFKDPQFN